In the Uranotaenia lowii strain MFRU-FL chromosome 1, ASM2978415v1, whole genome shotgun sequence genome, CTGTATGTTTTTCCTGCGCTGGTACTTTCCTGAACTACCACCAATACTTTACACCTCACCACAATTTGCGCGATCGCTTTAGCCCTAAAGGTTCTCCGTCGCAATTGCTGGGCCTTCGAATCAGGTTTTATGGTGTATTGATGAATCTCGCTCTGGCATAGGGTTTGATTCGGTAGTCAgaaagttttttatttggacACGCAGCGCCAGGAATACGCCTACGATCGACGGAAGTGCCTCCACCAGATTCCTCCGCTAGCGACTCAATTCTAGACTTTCCTAGGCTTTGTTGCTGGGGTTATATCTTTGGACAAAAGACACAAATAACACTGAATTATTTACAGTTCAAAAGTTGCTCTGCACTGCTCTGAGGAACAAAAGCTTCTGGCGTAAAGAAACAGCGTACAGCCACTCGTTAGTCTCGAAACGGGTTCTCATTTAATGAGAGACCCTGTGGTGAGAATGTGATATCAATTTGCCTGTGTACGCTCCAGCGTgtccagatctacggattttgaCTACTGCTACACATCGGTGTTCGAAATCTGCGGATTTACAGGATTTCCTACGGATGATTGAATATTATAGCGATATTATAGCATTCACAAAAAATCTTGCTGTTGACCAAAAAAAGGACATAAAGTTCCATTTCACTAGaatcagtatttttatttctattttgtcGAATCTACGGatttgagcggttttcaatctggcagcTCTTGTGTGCTCTTTTTGTATTCTCCCAACATTCGCTCTCCATTGTGTGCAAAACAAACATATGAGAATAGAGAACATCGGATCATATGGACAATTCGAAAGTAATGATCAATATTTTCTTTAACAATAGGGAGTGTATACAAATAATCGTTCACATTCTGTTAATTTTGaggaaataaaatgttttaatttattcaacaacATCCGAGCCTgtttataaataataataaaacaaaaaatacatacacCGGATTCTCTTTTTAAGCGATGTTTTAACGcggtttaaaaatgaaattaaagtttgataaaaataaacacagAACCATTGTTAACACAAATCACTTACAACTGTCTAaactaattttataattttcaaccatgtctggttgaaatatttttatgtatggcttagaaaaaaattaacttcttaaGACGTTGGGTTGAACGTGTTTGTTATGTTTgttttgagcttgagcttagcttgagcttagataaaccgtacatttcagtagttgctactccgtgattgacaagaaccatcaaaattgtacatagatccaaataaatggggcttgggattagcttaccattttctgtgtacacgtttcgaaggttccttatcttatatggtcaataacggcgccggccacgtcctcacggttcatcggggaaagggaaggattgttagttcgacttccgttgctactagagaccgaatacacctctaaatctccacggttgtcacaggaagggtggtttgttagtggggaaggtaaataagatctggattccctttgggaagggatgtgatcaaaacAAAGCTAAATATTAAAtgatcgtcgcgtcgcacactatcgagaACACcgcgtttttatttagagcaaatGCGCCCTagcgtggcattgtcatacacgtacaatacACTTGGCACATGAACAACTCAACAAATTAATCCGCGCGCTTAATGTAACAAAAAGAGCAAAACGTCCTAACTTGGCATTGTCATACCTACGCGTACAATGCACTTAGTACCGGTGCAACTTACCGAAGATTATAGCGCGCTTAATACTAGAAGAGCAAAAACGTCCTAATGTGGTATTGTCACTTggcaccggtgcaactcaccaAATTTTTCACGCGTTTAAAACGAGAAGAACAAAAACGTTGTCAAGCATTATGCAAACGGGGAaagaaagaggaaaagaaaaaaaacgcatcTGATCGCGCCTCGCTTGCTTGTTGTACTCTTTTTCTAAGCAACTGAACGGAGgacaaaacacacacacacacacacacacacacacacacacacacacacacacacacacacacacacacacacacacacacacacacacacacacacacacacacacacacacacacacacacacacacacacacacacacacacacacacacacacacacacacacacacaagtCCGTAAAAAATATAGATTGCTGCCCTACGTTTTGGAAATCTTTACAAAATCCAATTATCGAGCACGTCCATTACCGACCCGAATTATAACACTTCTGATACCAACTCGCGTCAACAgttcaatttaataaaaaaaaaaccactattCGCATTCAAGATAACTAATTGATGTTGAATTATTCAAATACCATTTCACGTCATCAACTTCCGCAGTATTCTAAGCATGTGTTTTGTACCAACTTTTTGAAACAGTCTGTTCACCGAAACCTAAATATTGATAAAGTTGACTCCTGCTATCAGacacaattaaattttttattcaagtatCTTAATTTTACTACCAACGCCGACCGATAGCTTAAAGATACTTAGCTTAGTTTGGTTGTTTCCTTTCCCGAATCTTTCGGATATCCTTTTGATGTTCGCAGCTATCACTCAGTATCAAATTtatgttgtttgttttgtagGCGCCGTCTTCTGGggttgtttgtttttgctttcTTCTCATTCATCTGTCATCGGGAATCCAACCGAGGCGTTACGTTCcactttttgtttcattcgtaaCGTTAGCCAAGGGGTACTCGAAAACTTTTTGATCAACCACTCAAAGAGAAccgattagaaaaaaatcaacttggCAACACGTTTAAGGGACagaagaaaaatgaaccaatagtgaaaatttagaattcacaTCTATTCTGCACTTATCCAACGTTGAATTGAAAACTTCTACCCGGCTTCACTTAAAGGAACTCTCGTTGTTTCACTGCACCGCAAGATTACTACCCGAATAGAAAAGTAtggtgaaaaaaccatgaattccatattcacaaaCCATAAATTATACGGTTTATACAATGATTATGATCGTCTTCGATACCGTGAACGCACATTAGAATTCATAGTTTTCGACCATACATTTAATCgttttggcgaaaataaccatgaaaaaggggtattgttatgcagcgtgaccatgaaaaaaatggcgattttccatacattgagaagcccaaaaatataaagttcatggttGAAGCAGCTTCCAATTTTTCATAGTGAAACCATGAAATtccggtttttttcaatgttttaacgAAGATGGAAATCAAGGTTTTTCTATAGTACATACATATTGTTTTAACCGTGAAATTTCATGGTTTACTaggaataaatgaaattttcattaattgtAATAATTGTCAAAGGTTATTACTCGTTTCAAGGAATTTTATTCATGATTAGTTGCGCTTTTTAATAAGCTTGATAATCGTTTATTGAAAAGCTCGACCAATCatgaatattattccttaaaacaAGAAATAACTATAGCAACCTGGttaattaaaaaagaattttaaataatttattttattttatgattctTAGATAGCCTTTTATAACAAGGTTGTTGCTGAAATTCAGCCCATCGAATACTTTACAGCGATTTCGACTAAGGACTTTTTCAGCTCATATCCAACGATGAACCCAAACAATCCATAGTAATGTGCTCGAAGATTCAGGTCTTTGGTACGAGCAACTAATTGAACGTGTTTGTTatgtttgttttgtaaataaaataaaatatgtttgttttcatcCTTTCATAgttctaaatgaaaaaaaaatcaatacagcTTGCAAAATGTTGCTCAGCACTTCAGTTTCTTGTTTACCTACCAGATCCAAATATCTTATCTCTCCTGACTATCCTTGTATGTATTAGGTGTGTTCAAcagaactcaatcgaaatcaattgaaatggattgacagttgatcagctgtttttccaattgacttcgatcgatttctatcaggctgctgaatgaacagTCAGACACTAATACTAACGCGCTGCTTTTGCTGTCATTTTCTTATACAGCTGTGTACTTGGAGTTTTCTGGCtttatttaataatgaaaattataatagcaATCGTCTGTTACTGTACTGTTGTTTTTACTTgattaaatggaaaaaaaaccgaaaaaaccctttttttattgatttatcgaTTCTTAATAAACATGACACCAGCCCGACGGCCCTGCCCCAAGTCATTAGCGGCACTGAACGAAGCCCTTTGCACTGGCATCTCCTAGAAGTTGCGGGATCTGGCCACAAAGGAGGTGCAGGACCAAATCAACGACCCAAATGTGACAATTGTGGGACTTTGGGAAGACaaattattggaatttttaaGAACAACGGAACTATTTAAGTGTATttgatttatgattttattgatagttatttaattttctttgctCTTTCTATCCAAAAGAGGCgaatgaattataaatttaaagtctctttaaaaataaataaaacaaacaaacaaacaaaactgcCAAACACTTTTCCAACACTTCACCACCGAATCAGCATGAATGTCGCAGCACCACAGCCTCAGCATGACTGCCACAGCACCAACGAATCAGCATGgctagcacagcaccaccgactcagcacaGCACCATTGACtcagcacagcaccaccgactcagcacagcaccaccgactcagcacagcaccaccgacccAGCACAGCACCTCGACTCAGCACATTACCACCTCAGCATGGctagcaccaccgactcagcacgACTGGCACTGCGCCACCGACTCAGCTAACTCGCACAGCACCGACTCCAGCATCCGACAAAAAAACACCAaagaaacaatcaaaattagtcacaacaaaccaaaccagctgtttttgacagtaagcaactgcatgtgtgttagtgtaaTTGAAACCGAtggaaacgaatcctgctctcgagcttgatcgatttcgattggtttcgatcgacttcgattggcttcattgaacgtcaattggattagtttcgatcacaacattggctgagtgaacaacaattcaccaatcgaaatcgattgaaaccgatttcaattggtTGTTGAACGGGCTTATTGTTGATtccattttgaatgtttttctcTGAACTTCTCTCGTGCTTAGAAcagaaagtttaaaacaaaattcgatCTAGAGCATGAGTGACACTGACTGATTTcgcccattcccatcccatcctCTCTTTGAATTGACCTTACTTGTTGCCAGATTCAATTtgttaattcaaaaatattaaatttgaaaaaaaaaatcggaaagcaATTCCCAATGTTGACTTTATGTAAATCTAGTATTTAcacatgaaaaataatattgagaAATACTATCGATAACCCACAAGTTTAAAATATCTTCCGTTGTGATGGTCAAAATCAAAAGTTACTTAAGAAAATCCGCAAATTCGGCCACACTGCTTCCAACCAAAGCTTTGAGTTGATGATGTTGATTGCACCCACAAACACACACATCACACCGTGTATTTCGCTCTCATCAATCGTTCACGCAAAAGATTATTGAAATTGCACAGATGTTTTCACAGGGGTAAATTTAAATCGACCAATTTTTACATAATGTTTTCTTCGCCCTAGAAACAATGTGTTACTTGGTTACTTTTGACTTCAAATGCAAAACCTAAATTATCAATGCACTGTCACTGATACCTAAACGGACGTCTagctttgatgtttttttttctatcggtGTTCCTCAGAAGCATAGCAGCACAAAATGATCGAACTTTGCTTTCCTCAGCGCCAATGCGCAATTTTTCACTCACTTCTTTCTGACGGTTTAGGAAATCTGGATTTAATTGCAGAATATGTATCGTAAATTCACATGTTATCAACAATTGTGACACTAAAATGTGATTTTTCGACTTTGATACTCAGTTTAAATTATTAGATATTAAAACAAATGTAGCAACTTTCAAAATTACAACATACTCGCACTAATGACTGACTCGGTTTGAAAAGTTTGCATGGATTTGTTGGCCTGCGTGGGGTGGGCGGGGTGGGTGACTTAAGTGAGAGGACTGATCATGGTATTGGTGTCGTCGTCTTTTGAAAATTACATTGGgaagcagagatgccaatgtgcctgatttttcaagatttgcctgatttttcgaggctcagcctgacaacctgatattagccattgaatttccctgattatcgaaaatatgcctgattttgtatgatttttgcgaatgtgatgaaaagtgggtagtaaggaactggattaggtaccatttctgaagttaaaatgtgaaaatgtgaCTGAATCAAAGCGATGGATAGATTCcctttaattgttttttaaaaaaagggaattaaaaggaatctttggttgctttgattcagtagaattattcaaccaagtaggctcacaacacatattagagtgaaaatgttgagcaatgaccaaaaaaaaaggttataacTTTGAGCGAAATTACCGTTAAttttacgtagcctgatttttgaaaaaaaaaaaaatgttgacaacCCTGTTGGGAAGAGAGAAAGTGGATGAGAGATTTTCACTCATTGAGAGAAATTGCCCAAACGGCCCAAACATTGGGTGGGATACTCATCTCTCCAGGTAACACTCACCGTCGCCAGATGTTTTCGCTTGTTTCGAAGGGAATAAACTTTAGCATCGACCTTAATAATAGCTtgaatatttcacaaaatatgTTATATTATAATTAGAATTTCAACTGAGAACAACagagaaaaaaggttttttttcataaaattctttttttttaacgtaaTCTAAAGTGAGTCCCCGTTGGTAGCAACAGTTTTATAAACATATAAAAAGACTATGCTACCAACGTTACCAAAACATATGCAATCTATGCAATCAACAAACAAACTCATGTCAAATTAATGTTCTGCAAAATGCTACGAAAGTTCAACGTGTTTTAATAGCGTTCCAATTTCCTctgtttaaaattgttaatgAATAACCTTTTTCTTTGCTAAAATGTCGGAAAAAGTGGAAGTGGAGAAATGCACTCCCCTAGAATCAGCCCAGACAAAGCTACCACAAAAGCGGTTCTACAGGCAGCGTGCTCATTCGAATCCCATTGCTGATCATAGCTTTGAATAGTAAGttgttaaaataatcaaaacattaaacttttttttttctgaaatctaaCTGCTCTTCACCATAGTCCAGCTCATCCGGATGAATACGATTGGAGTCAGCATTATCCAGAAGCCGGAGATCGGCGTGTTGCTTTTGCTGACATCGGGTGCGGTTACGGAGGATTTTTGGTAACCTTAGGAGAGATGTACCCGGAAAAGTTAGCTCTCGGGATGGAGATTCGAGTTAAAGTATCCGATTACGTGATGGACCGCATCGATGCCTTACGGAAGCTTCATCCCGGTCAGTACCAAAACATCGCCTGCATTCGAACGAATGCAATGAAATATCTGGTCAACTTCTTCTACAAGGCCCAACTTGAGAAGATGTTCTTCTTATATCCGGATCCTCATTTCAAGAAGTCCAAACACAAGTGGCGCATCATCAACTCAGCCCTGCTAAGTGAGTACAGCTACGTACTATGCAAAGGGGGAATGATTTACACCGTTACGGATGTCCAAGATTTGCACATTTGGATGTGTCGACACATCGAAAAGCATCCGGCTTTCGAGAGATTGAGCGAAGAGGAAGTTGAAAAAGATCCACTGTCGGAGAAGTTGCTGGAAAGCAGCGAAGAAGGCAAGAAAGTAACTCGGAACAAAGGGGATAAATTTGTTGCGATCTTCcgacgaatttaaaaaaataaaataaaataaacaaatcttaaacataatatgtttgctttttttatttaacttaataaAATTATTGCTGATCCTGATTTGAAACGTTTAAAATAACGTTTTCTAAAgtgaaaaaacagcaaatttttcacttcttcctttttaaaataatgtattGAAATGTGCAAATTGTTGGaataatattaaattaatacttattaatataataattattaaaaaacggctattttctataattttatttactgataaaatagttgcaacgaaatgaaaaaaaaactttagcgaCCGCACTGCCCTCTGCACGTGATTACTTTTATTGTGGGTAAAAGCTTCTCAAAACTGTATAACCCACTTTTAGcgtgttttgttattttttgcttaTAATGTTTGTGGTCAGCCTCGCGTTAAgaaagttatcataaaacacgAGTGAGGTGAAGAATTTACTGATAAAATTAAGATTATGCTTTATATTTCATaagcttttctgtattttttttttgctagatcTAAATATGGCACATTTCCACCATCTGTTCCGACCCCCATGGCATCGATTCGCGAACGGAAGTGTGGGCTATCTCGGCAGCAGATGGTTTTCTACAGCCGGCCCAAAGACCACCATCACTTCGTTTGCTACTGTAGAGGCTTCGCCAATTGAAAAACCCTCTAACCAGACTGTTAAAGTAAGTAAAGCCATGAAGGCGTATCTGGAACGGGCACGAGCACACGACGAATTCATGAAAGTGCAGAACCTGGAGTATAGTATAGGTAAACGTCATTTGGCTAACATGATGGGGGAAGATCCGGAAACGTTTACACAGGAAGACATAGATCGTGCCATTCAGTATCTGTTTCCTTCCGGTTTGTATGACAAGAAAGCCCGTCCAATGATGAAACCGCCAGAAGAAGTTATCCCTCAAAGAAAAGCTGCCGAATTCGACGAATCCGGTCGTCCTTTTCACAGCATGTTTTACACCGGCAGACCGaactattcaaaattacttttcgATATTGTTGAAAATATCAACAACTTAAACTCCTTCGAAGATCGCATGATTCGAAAGCAACTATCTCCGGATCCAAATCAGAAACTAAACCCATCCGGTTCTGATTGGTTGTCAAAGGATGCGATCGAAAAGTTGCTGCTCGAAGACATATCGGATAACGAATACGATAATTTCGTCAAAGCCATGGAGCGCTTGTTCGAGCATCCTTACGCGTATCGGGAGAAGGATTTCCTCAACAAGTACCGTAAATCCTTGTTAACCAAATCTGACACCGATCAGATTCCAAAACCTCAATTTGATGAAAAGGGCCGCAATTACATAACCGTGTACGAATGTTTGCGTAAAAGTGCTAGAGCAGATGTAACCATTATTGCGCCGGGAACTGGAAAAATAACTATCAATGGTCAGGACATTACGTACTTCGAAGATGTGCAACCGCgggaacaaattttgttccctCTAATCTATACGGATATGGTGGGCAAGGTTGACGTGGTTGCAAACGTAGCGGGAGGCGGATTTTCCGGACAGGCTGGAGCCATACGCTGGGGTATTGCCATGGGATTGCGCAGTTTTATCGACCAGGAAACGACCGAACGGATGCGGCTTGCCGGTCTTCTGCAGCGTGACTACCGTCGTCGGGAAAGAAAGAAGCCGGGACAAGCGGGAGCTCGCCGAAAATACACATGGAAGAAGCGATAGATGTCGTTTGGTTGGATAATTTAATTGCATCGATTTTTAAATAGCAATAAAACATTGAATAGATGAAAAAACAGGCTATTCATTTTAATTCGACTTTCTTGTTTATTAATGATTCCGtgaatttaaatgttttcgAACAAACCAAACCGTTTTAGTTCTTCGCAGCAAAAGGTGATAAGCACTAGCCGAAATGAAATTCGGTTAAAATGGTCCATCAACCTTAAAGCGATATACGTTTTTCTTATAGTTAAATTGAGCATTGAaaagattttgttcaaaaatcggcAAGAAACATTCTACGCCTTCGCGACAAGTTTCGTATTAGATGACATGacttacggcgtgttcgtaaattgattttttctatcgaagtgattctTTTTATCGATgttggcgttcgtaaattaaacaaactgtatgcaaaagcattggaaggtgatttgacatctaccaaaaaaaatcgatgcatcacccaaaaaatcagATTATAAACCACTCATTTCGTCTGGATCCCGTGGTGGTCAAAACGAAAAACTTTTGGGGCATCTACTATACCTACTAGGTCAGGCAAGCCGAGCTTTTTCAATTCAGTTTTACCCGGCCGCGCAGTTTAGGCTCTAATGACGTTGATTCTCAAGCTCCACGTGTTTAAGATATTTGAACAATTTGGGCTCTATCTTCAGGGCTAGAAGCGGCCATGcggtaaaaaagtagggcaaaatagttactttgaagtgaaattagggtaaaattagtgaccagatcaagacgaaaactaactaaaaaatgacattttgaactgaaacaaaacgctttaaagacaattctgttaattgaaaaacgttttttggaaagcttttggcttcacTTGTAGAACAGCAATATGTTGGACAAAAGAGGAACATCTTAAATGAGCTTAGATAGCTTAAGAATAGCGACCGCAGAATCCTAAAGTTCTAAAGAAACAATGAGAGGGAACCAAAAGATCGTACTGTTAAGAATAGGACAACTTAGCCCGACAAGAATTTCGAGTTTAtccattttctttaaaaaaaacc is a window encoding:
- the LOC129751748 gene encoding tRNA (guanine-N(7)-)-methyltransferase — translated: MSEKVEVEKCTPLESAQTKLPQKRFYRQRAHSNPIADHSFEYPAHPDEYDWSQHYPEAGDRRVAFADIGCGYGGFLVTLGEMYPEKLALGMEIRVKVSDYVMDRIDALRKLHPGQYQNIACIRTNAMKYLVNFFYKAQLEKMFFLYPDPHFKKSKHKWRIINSALLSEYSYVLCKGGMIYTVTDVQDLHIWMCRHIEKHPAFERLSEEEVEKDPLSEKLLESSEEGKKVTRNKGDKFVAIFRRI
- the LOC129751740 gene encoding 28S ribosomal protein S9, mitochondrial — its product is MAHFHHLFRPPWHRFANGSVGYLGSRWFSTAGPKTTITSFATVEASPIEKPSNQTVKVSKAMKAYLERARAHDEFMKVQNLEYSIGKRHLANMMGEDPETFTQEDIDRAIQYLFPSGLYDKKARPMMKPPEEVIPQRKAAEFDESGRPFHSMFYTGRPNYSKLLFDIVENINNLNSFEDRMIRKQLSPDPNQKLNPSGSDWLSKDAIEKLLLEDISDNEYDNFVKAMERLFEHPYAYREKDFLNKYRKSLLTKSDTDQIPKPQFDEKGRNYITVYECLRKSARADVTIIAPGTGKITINGQDITYFEDVQPREQILFPLIYTDMVGKVDVVANVAGGGFSGQAGAIRWGIAMGLRSFIDQETTERMRLAGLLQRDYRRRERKKPGQAGARRKYTWKKR